A genomic segment from Glycine soja cultivar W05 chromosome 18, ASM419377v2, whole genome shotgun sequence encodes:
- the LOC114397724 gene encoding ubiquitin carboxyl-terminal hydrolase 4-like, producing MGAAGSKLEKALGDQFPEGERYFGLENFGNTCYCNSVLQALYFCVPFREQLLEYYANNKSITDAEENLLTCLADLFSQISSQKKKTGVIAPKRFVQRLKKQNELFRSYMHQDAHEFLNFLLNELVDILEKEAQAAKNDQETSPPSEKAANGPKNSLANGAKKEPLVTWVHKNFQGILTNETRCLRCETVTARDETFFDLSLDIEQNSSITSCLKNFSSTETLNAEDKFFCDKCCSLQEAQKRMKIKKPPHVLVIHLKRFKYIEQLGRYKKLSYRVVFPLELKLSDTAEDADIEYSLFAVVVHVGSGPNHGHYVSLVKSHNHWLFFDDENVEMIDESAVQTFFGSSQEYSSNTDHGYILFYESIGSGNRN from the exons ATGGGTGCTGCGGGCTCCAAGCTCGAGAAGGCTCTCGGCGACCAATTCCCCGAAGGAGAGCGTTACTTTGGCCTCGAGAATTTTGGCAATACTTGTTACTGCAACAGCGTTTTGCAG GCACTATACTTCTGTGTTCCATTTCGAGAACAATTGCTAGAATATTATGCAAATAACAAAAGCATAACAGATGCAGAGGAAAATCTTTTGACTTGCCTAGCCGACTTATTTTCACAG ATAAGTTCCCAGAAGAAGAAAACAGGTGTCATTGCTCCCAAACGATTTGTACAAAGGTTGAAAAAACAGAACGAACTCTTCCGTAGCTATATGCACCAG GATGCCCATGAATTCTTGAACTTTTTGTTAAATGAACTTGTTGACATTCTGGAGAAAGAGGCCCAGGCTGCAAAAAATGATCAAGAGACTTCACCACCTTCTGAAAAGGCTGCAAATGGACCTAAGAATAGTCTAGCCAATGGTGCTAAAAAGGAGCCTTTAGTTACTTGGGTGCACAAAAATTTTCAG GGAATACTCACCAACGAGACCAGGTGCTTGCGATGTGAAACTGTAACAGCTAGGGATGAAACATTTTTTGACTTAAGCCTTGATATTGAACAAAATAGTTCAATTACAAGTTGCTTGAAAAATTTCAGTTCAACGGAGACATTGAATGCTGAAGACAAATTTTTTTGTGACAAGTGCTGCAG TTTGCAAGAAGCTCAGAAGCGAATGAAGATAAAGAAACCACCTCATGTGTTGGTCATCCACCTTAAGCGGTTTAAATACATTGAACAACTGGGTCGCTACAAGAAGCTGTCTTACCGGGTTGTCTTCCCTCTTGAGCTGAAATTGAGTGATACTGCTGAAGATGCAGATATTGAGTATTCTCTATTTGCAGTAGTTGTCCATGTTGGGAGTGGGCCCAACCACGGGCATTATGTAAGCCTTGTGAAAAGCCATAACCACTGGTTATTTTTTGACGACGAAAATGTTGAGATGATTGATGAGTCTGCTGTTCAGACATTCTTTGGGTCTTCGCAAGAATATTCCAGCAATACAGACCatggttacattttattctatgAGAGCATTGGCTCTGGTAACAGGAACTAG
- the LOC114396460 gene encoding probable LRR receptor-like serine/threonine-protein kinase At5g10290, whose amino-acid sequence MDLASVLLLLTSLCSSSALHELDSQEDALYALKVSLNVSANQLTNWNKNLVNPCTWSNVECDQNSNVVRISLEFMGFTGSLTPRIGSLKSLTILSLQGNNITGDIPKEFGNLTNLVRLDLESNKLTGEIPYSLGNLKRLQFLTLSQNNLYGTIPESLASLPSLINVMLDSNDLSGQIPEQLFSIPMYNFTGNNLNCGVNYHHLCTSDNAYQDSSHKTKIGLIAGTVTGLVVILFLGGLLFFWYKGCKREVYVDVPGEVDRRITFGQIKRFSWKELQIATDNFSEKNILGQGGFGKVYKGILADGTKVAVKRLTDYESPAGDAAFQREVELISIAVHRNLLRLIGFCTTSTERLLVYPFMQNLSVAYRLRELKRGEPVLDWPTRKRVALGTARGLEYLHEQCNPRIIHRDVKAANILLDGDFEAVVGDFGLAKLVDIRHTNVTTQVRGTMGHIAPEYLSTGKSSERTDVFGYGIMLMELVTGQRAIDFSRLEEEDDVLLLDHVKKLQREKRLETIVDCNLNKNYNIEDVEVIVQIALLCTQASPEDRPAMSEVVRMLEGEGLAERWEEWQHVEVNTRQDYERLQRRMNWGEDSVYNNQDAVELSGGR is encoded by the exons ATGGATTTGGCATCTGTTCTTTTGCTATTGACTAGCTTATGCTCTTCTTCTGCACTGCATGAGCTTGATTCACAAG AAGATGCATTGTATGCTTTGAAGGTATCATTGAATGTTTCTGCCAACCAGCTTACAAACTGGAATAAAAATCTAGTAAACCCTTGTACTTGGTCCAATGTTGAATGTGACCAGAATAGCAACGTTGTTCGAAT TTCACTAGAATTTATGGGATTCACAGGATCGTTGACACCTAGAATTGGATCTCTAAAAAGTCTTACAATTCT TTCTTTGCAAGGGAATAACATTACTGGTGACATACCAAAAGAATTTGGAAATCTTACAAACTTGGTCAGATTGGATTTGGAAAGCAACAAATTAACTGGTGAAATACCATATTCACTTGGTAATCTTAAAAGGCTTCAATTCTT GACATTGAGTCAAAACAATCTCTATGGGACTATTCCAGAATCACTTGCCAGTCTCCCAAGCTTGATCAATGT TATGCTAGATTCAAATGATCTTAGCGGGCAGATTCCAGAGCAGTTATTCAGCATTCCTATGTACAA TTTCACTGGAAATAATTTGAATTGTGGTGTGAATTACCATCATCTTTGCACATCTGATAATGCATATCAAG ATTCGtcacataaaacaaaaataggcCTCATAGCTGGGACAGTTACAGGTTTAGttgttattctttttcttggtgGCCTGCTGTTCTTCTGGTACAAGGGGTGCAAGCGTGAAGTTTATGTAGATGTTCCAG GTGAAGTCGATCGCCGAATTACATTTGGTCAAATAAAAAGATTTTCCTGGAAAGAACTGCAGATAGCTACAGACAACTTCAgcgagaaaaatattttaggacAGGGAGGTTTTGGAAAGGTTTATAAAGGTATTCTAGCAGATGGCACCAAAGTTGCTGTCAAAAGGTTAACTGATTATGAAAGTCCTGCGGGTGATGCAGCTTTCCAGCGTGAAGTGGAGTTGATAAGCATAGCTGTCCATAGGAATCTGTTACGGCTCATTGGTTTTTGTACTACTTCAACTGAACGCCTCTTAGTTTATCCCTTCATGCAGAACTTAAGTGTTGCCTATCGTTTACGAG AACTCAAACGTGGGGAACCCGTTTTAGATTGGCCTACCAGAAAACGAGTGGCTCTAGGAACTGCCCGTGGCCTAGAATATCTTCACGAGCAATGCAATCCTAGGATTATTCATAGGGATGTGAAGGCAGCTAATATATTACTTGATGGAGATTTTGAAGCAGTTGTCGGTGACTTTGGTTTGGCAAAATTAGTTGATATTCGACATACTAATGTGACAACTCAAGTTCGTGGGACAATGGGTCATATAGCTCCAGAATACTTGTCCACTGGAAAATCTTCAGAAAGGACAGATGTTTTTGGTTATGGGATTATGCTTATGGAGCTTGTAACAGGTCAGCGTGCAATTGACTTTTCACGTCTGGAAGAGGAAGATGACGTCTTATTGCTTGACCAT GTTAAGAAACTGCAGCGGGAGAAAAGACTAGAGACTATTGTTGATTGCAAccttaataaaaattacaacatAGAAGATGTTGAAGTAATTGTACAAATTGCATTACTCTGCACACAAGCATCACCCGAGGATCGTCCAGCAATGTCAGAGGTTGTAAGAATGTTAGAGGGAGAAGGGCTAGCTGAAAGATGGGAGGAATGGCAGCATGTGGAGGTCAATACAAGGCAAGATTATGAGAGactgcaaagaagaatgaactGGGGAGAAGATTCGGTTTATAATAACCAAGATGCAGTTGAGTTATCGGGTGGAAGATGA
- the LOC114394466 gene encoding zinc finger protein STOP1 homolog: MSNSISDPTRIIHSQDPNTTADPQVPLRNLSQVRNRMDSLQHFLSQSINTNTPLTVDQIAMVSSQILSSIHQVIVNGAALVSYSQNSIAAGAPDPPPYPKKPKPEPSVADKAKQTLDSKLEPLEGDDSEIVELDAVEILAEHMHFCEICGKGFRRDANLRMHMRAHGEQFKTAEALAKPSEKASWLRATRFSCPFVGCNRNKLHRRFRPLKSVICVKNHFKRSHCPKMYTCERCRKKHFSVLSDLRSHLKHCGGEARWKCTCGTTFSRKDKLFGHIALFEGHAPALACDEEGKGKQMVEDDEDPMLMSESGFELDDCFLDQEFPEGFFDDFGSIDDYC, translated from the coding sequence ATGTCCAATTCTATCTCCGACCCGACCCGAATAATTCACTCTCAGGATCCGAATACCACCGCGGACCCTCAGGTTCCGCTTCGGAACCTTTCCCAGGTTCGGAACAGAATGGATTCTCTACAACACTTCCTATCTCAATCCATCAATACCAACACTCCCCTCACCGTCGATCAAATCGCCATGGTCTCCAGCCAGATCCTCTCCTCCATCCACCAAGTCATCGTCAACGGCGCCGCCCTCGTCTCTTACTCTCAGAATTCCATCGCCGCCGGAGCACCGGATCCACCGCCGTATCCGAAGAAGCCGAAGCCGGAACCTTCAGTTGCCGATAAAGCGAAGCAAACACTCGATTCCAAACTCGAGCCTCTCGAAGGCGACGACAGCGAAATCGTGGAGCTCGACGCCGTCGAAATCCTCGCGGAGCACATGCACTTTTGCGAGATCTGCGGGAAAGGCTTCCGGCGCGACGCGAACCTCCGCATGCACATGCGCGCGCACGGAGAACAGTTCAAGACGGCGGAGGCGCTGGCGAAGCCTTCGGAGAAAGCCTCGTGGCTGCGTGCGACGCGGTTCTCGTGTCCGTTCGTAGGCTGCAACCGGAACAAGCTCCACCGGCGGTTCCGGCCGCTGAAATCGGTGATTTGCGTGAAGAACCACTTCAAGCGAAGCCACTGCCCGAAGATGTACACGTGCGAGCGGTGTCGCAAGAAGCACTTCTCGGTGCTCTCGGATTTGAGGAGCCACTTGAAGCATTGCGGAGGAGAGGCCAGGTGGAAGTGCACGTGCGGGACCACGTTCTCAAGGAAAGACAAGTTGTTTGGCCACATTGCGCTGTTTGAGGGCCACGCGCCTGCGCTCGCGTGTGACGAAGAGGGTAAAGGGAAACAAATGGTGGAGGACGACGAAGATCCAATGTTGATGAGTGAAAGTGGATTTGAATTGGATGATTGTTTTTTGGATCAAGAGTTTCCCGAAGGCTTCTTTGATGATTTTGGGTCCATTGATGACTACTGTTAA
- the LOC114395893 gene encoding monoacylglycerol lipase ABHD6-like, which yields MGSSSRRCLSFTTWRDRYLRYSFSRAGLKSTTTDLGDGTIMHCWAPKAHNHSTTSLLLIHGIGANATWQWNHFISPLTRHFNVYVPDLLFFGDSHTTRPERSEWFQAKCVMALLEALGVRQTSVVGLSYGGFVAYAVAAMFPERVEKVVVCCAGVCLEDRDMEDEGMFWVKSVDEVVSVLLPQTPQKVRELLQLTFANPIKLLPTCFLKDFIHVMCTEYRQERTELIQALHKDRKLSNLPKITKPIQIIWGEQDQVFPLELAHRLKRHVGEKAQLVVITNAGHAINVEKPNELCKNLKSFLIDPSKQENHSNGLKVDPQKQKNFSALWICMFLDYFMQQL from the exons ATGGGTAGTAGCAGTAGGAGGTGTTTGAGCTTCACCACTTGGCGTGACCGGTACTTGCGGTATTCCTTCTCCCGGGCCGGACTCAAATCCACAACCACCGATCTCGGCGACGGCACCATCATGCATTGTTGGGCCCCCAAGGCCCATAACCACTCCACCACTTCCCTTCTTCTCATCCACGGCATCGGAGCCAACGCCACGTGGCAGTGGAACCACTTCATCTCCCCCCTCACGCGCCACTTCAACGTATACGTCCCCGACCTGCTCTTCTTCGGAGATTCCCACACGACACGACCCGAGAGGTCGGAGTGGTTCCAAGCGAAGTGCGTGATGGCTCTGCTGGAGGCTCTAGGGGTCCGCCAAACAAGCGTGGTGGGGCTGAGCTACGGCGGCTTTGTGGCGTATGCTGTGGCGGCGATGTTCCCGGAGAGGGTGGAGAAGGTGGTGGTGTGTTGTGCTGGCGTGTGCTTGGAGGACAGGGACATGGAGGATGAGGGAATGTTTTGGGTTAAAAGTGTTGACGAGGTTGTTAGTGTTTTGCTGCCGCAGACACCGCAGAAGGTTAGGGAACTGCTGCAGCTTACCTTCGCCAACCCTATCAAACTCTTGCCAACTTGTTTTCTCAAAGATTTCATTCAT GTGATGTGTACAGAGTACCGGCAGGAGAGGACAGAACTAATTCAAGCATTGCATAAGGATAGAAAACTGTCTAATCTTCCTAAGATAACCAAG CCTATTCAAATTATCTGGGGAGAGCAGGACCAGGTATTCCCACTGGAGTTAGCTCACAGACTGAAGAG GCACGTAGGAGAGAAGGCACAACTTGTAGTCATTACGAATGCAGGGCATGCAATCAATGTAGAGAAGCCTAATGAGCTGTGCAAGAATTTAAAATCCTTCCTCATTGATCCATCCAAGCAAGAAAATCACAGCAATGGTCTAAAGGTTGACCCTCAGAAGCAGAAAAACTTTTCAGCATTGTGGATATGTATGTTTCTCGATTATTTTATGCAACAGCTATGA